TAATATTCTTGCAGACCATCAGGTAATTGCTTTAAACTCAAGTCATTATAGTCACCATTAGCAATTGCTGGCAAAACATAGCGCAGGTACATGAAATTATTTTCACTCTTAGTTGCTACCTGCTCAACAAAATCGTCATCAGAAATATTACGGTCTTGAATCCATTGTCTAAGTGCATTTTTATAGTCTTTATCGTCATTCCAAAAGAACCGAATATATTCCTTGATATCTTCACGACTCAAATTAACATACTGACTTCCTCTTAAATCTAGCTCCTCTACCGGGACATCGGGTGCAGACAAGCGTTTTTTATCTCTGGTATAAGGTCGTCTAGTCAGCAGAAAATAGACACCTTCAGGAAGCAACGGCGGTAAATCTAAAAGATTCCCCCCTGTTTCTTGTTCCACTTCATCCAAAGCATCAACTACAATTACCAGACGATCGCCAGTAGTCAGTTTTTTGCTAACCTGTTCTAGTAAATCCGCCCGCTCAATTAGCGTTCTGGACATTTTGCAACTGGTAACGCTTAATTAATTGTTTGCGAATACTGTCAAGAAATAGCTCCGCTCGATTGCGACCGTCTGAGCGAATATTAAAATAGCATGGTGATTTATTGTCCCAGACGTATTTAGCAGCAATGGTACTCTTCCCCATCCCTGCATCACCTAATATGGTAAGATAACCACTGCGATTTTTGTCGCAAAACTGCTTAAAAGCCTCAAAAACAAACTTACGACCGCAAAACGAGCGAATTTTTTCTCTAATTAACGACTTAAATTCTGCTGGATACTCATCTAAATTCCATTGTGGGAAAGGCTCAAACTCTTTTGATTTACTTCTTTTAGCAACCTGAATAAATATTTCCCCAAATTCCTCCAACTGCGATCGCACTTCAATTCTCAACAATCGGATATCATAAGCTAAATCCTTACCCTGCAAAAACT
This Nostoc sp. KVJ3 DNA region includes the following protein-coding sequences:
- a CDS encoding transcriptional regulator, with the translated sequence MSRTLIERADLLEQVSKKLTTGDRLVIVVDALDEVEQETGGNLLDLPPLLPEGVYFLLTRRPYTRDKKRLSAPDVPVEELDLRGSQYVNLSREDIKEYIRFFWNDDKDYKNALRQWIQDRNISDDDFVEQVATKSENNFMYLRYVLPAIANGDYNDLSLKQLPDGLQEYYQIHWQRMGMDEQPQEVKVFILFILVEIGTPIPSEMIAAIAQQDEYNVELVLKDWVEYLKLQNIKGEDCYSIYHASFLDFLKAKRVLDSKRKLFQEVNQRIADYLVRKMA